One Alphaproteobacteria bacterium DNA segment encodes these proteins:
- a CDS encoding RNA pyrophosphohydrolase, which produces MPKKPDTDDKLSQYRPGVGIVLLNGAGKVFVAERLDNKGAWQMPQGGIDDGEEPEIAVFREMKEEIGTKNARIIGVMEEWISYDIPERTAKKLWGGKYKGQKQKWIALEFLGKDSDIDLEADAHPEFSKWKWVPIEDLLAYVVPFKRDVYRRVMQEFKPLAAALAKKSRS; this is translated from the coding sequence ATGCCCAAGAAACCAGACACCGATGACAAGCTGAGCCAGTACCGCCCGGGCGTGGGCATCGTGCTGCTGAACGGCGCGGGCAAGGTTTTCGTGGCCGAACGCCTCGACAACAAGGGCGCATGGCAGATGCCGCAGGGCGGTATCGACGACGGCGAAGAACCCGAAATCGCCGTCTTCCGCGAGATGAAGGAAGAAATCGGCACCAAAAACGCCCGCATCATCGGGGTGATGGAAGAATGGATCAGCTATGATATCCCGGAACGCACCGCCAAGAAATTATGGGGCGGCAAGTACAAGGGACAGAAACAAAAATGGATCGCGCTGGAATTTTTAGGCAAGGACAGCGACATCGACCTCGAAGCTGACGCGCATCCCGAATTTTCGAAATGGAAGTGGGTGCCGATCGAAGACCTGCTCGCCTATGTCGTGCCGTTCAAGCGCGATGTGTATCGCCGCGTGATGCAGGAATTCAAGC
- a CDS encoding divergent polysaccharide deacetylase family protein yields MGWSSFPPEHKKSLARALGLYAGAVALVGAWVWLHSDATLRDWHKRTPLAIATVKTVTVDNLQGDTAAQTPDVESAIPMPPPSPGEGYISIIMTDIGLSEADTARAMKELPTEITLAFSPYAPALSDWLKKAKDANRDTLILLPMEPVNYPKEDPGPQALLLRQSDQDNARRLEAVLRQSGGTVGAMNFMGSSLLEDEKNITSVMTALRKRSGLFIEDPQGGDSVASDIAERTGTPYLRAQGKIDAKASELDINQQLLNLENIAKQRGYAVGIAQPYPVTFTVLKNWTAQLQQRGIKLVPLAAIWQEKTRQQTAAEPPPMPVPPPPAPVTP; encoded by the coding sequence ATGGGATGGTCGTCCTTTCCACCTGAGCACAAGAAAAGCCTCGCACGGGCATTGGGACTCTATGCCGGTGCGGTGGCGCTTGTGGGCGCGTGGGTCTGGCTGCATTCCGATGCGACACTGCGCGACTGGCACAAACGCACGCCGCTTGCGATTGCGACCGTAAAAACCGTCACCGTCGACAACTTGCAGGGCGACACGGCGGCGCAGACGCCGGATGTCGAAAGCGCCATCCCTATGCCGCCGCCCTCGCCCGGCGAAGGATATATCTCGATCATCATGACCGATATCGGCCTGTCGGAGGCCGACACCGCGCGCGCGATGAAGGAACTGCCGACCGAAATCACGCTCGCCTTTTCGCCCTATGCGCCCGCCCTGTCCGACTGGCTGAAAAAGGCGAAGGACGCGAACCGCGACACGCTAATCCTCCTGCCGATGGAACCGGTCAATTACCCCAAGGAAGACCCCGGCCCGCAGGCGCTGCTGCTGCGCCAAAGCGACCAGGACAACGCACGCCGCCTCGAAGCGGTGCTGCGCCAGTCGGGCGGCACGGTGGGCGCGATGAATTTCATGGGATCGAGCCTGCTGGAAGACGAAAAGAACATCACTTCTGTCATGACGGCGCTGCGCAAACGCTCCGGCCTGTTCATCGAAGACCCGCAGGGCGGCGATTCCGTCGCATCCGACATTGCGGAGCGTACGGGCACGCCATACCTGCGCGCGCAGGGAAAAATCGACGCGAAGGCATCGGAGCTGGACATCAACCAGCAATTGCTCAACCTTGAAAACATCGCCAAGCAGCGCGGTTACGCGGTGGGCATCGCGCAGCCCTACCCCGTCACCTTTACCGTCTTGAAAAACTGGACCGCGCAGCTGCAGCAACGCGGCATCAAGCTGGTGCCGCTGGCCGCCATCTGGCAGGAAAAGACGCGCCAGCAGACCGCCGCCGAGCCGCCGCCCATGCCCGTTCCGCCGCCCCCCGCGCCCGTTACCCCCTGA